The following coding sequences lie in one Monomorium pharaonis isolate MP-MQ-018 chromosome 1, ASM1337386v2, whole genome shotgun sequence genomic window:
- the LOC118646322 gene encoding uncharacterized protein LOC118646322 produces the protein MIRMTNTELVETFVNQPLERLAGIYFENLADLHIFRDHWKFINYVNLTPLKEKVLKFSLNKIDLLCYSKYGYDITCSGLQELERLQRGLASLKADRETINDLIGRYNNIKDEHRWKRGVFDFVGQIAKILFGTLDSSDAEYYNEQTDLAYNNSKQVTNLYKKQISIIQAAIGNFSNAFAENNQKFKEVDFNIGELHKLILKGEEKINEAQLNTMVNSYLIECSEMLLEYGLELEILTDAILLARRGLIHPKILTPKELFNNLKETRYAVNDKQLPVPLEPDQFTNLIDVSDINIFYKNHRLIYVIEIPLIEQNNFILYHVIPLSIKQGERGIYAFINPIYTYLGLRSDKQLYTHLTERDIDKCKKINNVMICKQTDLLYQVSAIHNCESELLKSARLESILKECDVRVMKIHNTVWYQLKTTNSWIYTAPRNETLHILCKDNKPRQTQLFSTGLIKLSADCDAISDNALLRSQTIGAINTIEKDYIPDVKLNTSKLCEDLKKHNINISDIHLLNIGKTPNLDMQVLKNRKLRSR, from the coding sequence ATGATTCGGATGACTAATACAGAACTGGTAGAAACTTTCGTTAACCAACCACTTGAACGATTGGCTgggatatattttgaaaatttggcGGACCTACACATTTTTAGGGACCattggaaatttataaattatgttaatcttacaccgttaaaagaaaaagtattaaaattttctttaaataaaattgacctCTTATGTTATAGTAAGTACGGATACGATATAACATGCTCAGGATTGCAAGAATTAGAACGCTTACAGCGGGGATTGGCAAGCCTAAAGGCTGATAGGGAAACCATTAACGATTTAATAGGTcgatataataacataaaagacGAACATAGATGGAAACGGGGCGTTTTTGATTTTGTTGGTCAAATAGCGAAAATTCTGTTTGGTACATTAGACTCATCCGATGCCGAATATTACAACGAACAGACAGACCTTGcgtataataattcaaaacaaGTAACGAActtgtataaaaaacaaataagtattattcaAGCAGCCATaggtaatttttcaaatgccTTTGCGGAAAATAaccaaaaatttaaagaagtaGATTTTAATATAGGAGAACTTCACAAACTCATATTaaaaggagaagaaaaaataaatgaagcaCAATTAAATACTATGGTTAATTCATATCTAATAGAATGTTCTGAAATGTTACTTGAATATGGAttagaattagaaatattaaccGATGCTATTTTATTAGCACGTCGAGGGTTAATTCATCCAAAAATTCTTACACCCaaagaattgtttaataatttaaaagagacCCGTTATGCAGTAAATGATAAACAGTTACCCGTACCTTTGGAACCTGATCAATTTACTAATCTAATAGACGTTAgcgatataaacatattttataagaatcaccgattaatttatgttatcgAAATACCTCTAATCGAACAaaacaactttattttatatcatgtgATTCCGTTATCAATCAAGCAGGGCGAGAGGGGCATTTATGCATTCATAAACcctatttatacttatttaggTCTTAGATctgataaacaattatatactcATTTAACAGAACGCgatattgataaatgtaaaaagattaataatgtaatgatTTGTAAACAAACGGATTTGCTATACCAAGTCTCAGCGATTCATAATTGTGAATCAGAATTATTAAAGTCAGCCAGATTAGAGAGCATATTAAAAGAATGTGATGTTCGAGTTATGAAAATTCACAACACAGTGTGgtatcaattaaaaactacGAATTCTTGGATATACACAGCTCCTCGTAACGAAACTCTTCACATCTTATGTAAAGACAATAAGCCGCGAcaaacacaattattttcaaccGGACTTATTAAGCTTTCCGCAGATTGTGATGCTATTTCCGATAATGCATTGTTACGCAGTCAAACCATAGGCGCTATAAATACTATCGAAAAGGATTATATTCccgatgttaaattaaatactagTAAATTATGCGAAGATCTCAAGaaacataacataaatatttcagatattcacttattaaatattggtaAAACTCCTAATCTAGACATGCAAGTGTTGAAAAACCGCAAGCTCCGCTCTagatga